Sequence from the Deltaproteobacteria bacterium genome:
CAGCTCGGTTTGGACTTAGGGGCAAGATCGAATCCGTGCATCGCGCCGCGACCATGCTCGGGCGTCGAAACCTGCGCCTGTGGCTGCAGGTGATCATTCTTTCGGACATGAGCACTTCGGACAAGGCCCAGGAGCTGGTCCGTATTTCGGTGCAAAGGGGACGCTTCCTGCAGCTTCTGGCCGAGGAAGGCTACACGCCCCTGGGACCTGACAGCATGTTCTTGCTTGGTTTTTTTTCGATGCTCGACGCTATCTTGAATCAGCGCATGGAGCAGATTTTGGAGGACATTCCCCTGGACATCCGGATTAAATCGGCCTTGACCGACAGGTCCGGGGTCCATGCCGCCTGGCTGTCCGTATTACGCGATCTCGACAGTTGGGACTGGCCGGCTGTCGCGGACAAGGCGCCCAAGCTGGGTGTTCCGCTGGATTTGGTTGGCATGCTCAATCTGGAAGCCTGGACCTGGATGATCGAGGTCATGCAGGGTACGTGACCACGGTGTCATTTGTTTACAATGTGCGCGGGGAGCAAGGACTATCATGCGTGATCTGTTACTGGGACCGGCCTTTCCTTTTTTTGCCTTTGTCCTTGGTCTGTGTCTTGGAAGTTTCTACAATGTCTGCGTGCACCGCTACCTGACAGGTCAGTCCGTTGTCTGGCCGGCTTCGCATTGCCCGACCTGCGGTCATGTCCTTTCCTGGTGGGAAAATATCCCCGTGCTTTCCTATGTCCTGCTGCGGGCTCGCTGCCGATCCTGCAAGGGCGTCATTCATTGGCGCTACCCGGCCCTGGAGCTGCTGTCCGGACTTTTGGCCCTGATCCTGGCCACGCGCTTTGGCCCTGGCCTGGACTGGGTGACGTACATGGCTTTCAGCGGCATTTTTCTCGTGGCCAGTTTTATTGATCTGGATTCGTTTATCCTGCCCGATATCCTGACCTATCCAGCCGCTGTTTTGGCGTTGTG
This genomic interval carries:
- a CDS encoding prepilin peptidase, coding for MRDLLLGPAFPFFAFVLGLCLGSFYNVCVHRYLTGQSVVWPASHCPTCGHVLSWWENIPVLSYVLLRARCRSCKGVIHWRYPALELLSGLLALILATRFGPGLDWVTYMAFSGIFLVASFIDLDSFILPDILTYPAAVLALCTPLFLSVDWAETLLGSALGAGSFLVLRLVYLRVRKIDALGIGDIKLMVSLGALVGLSKLPLMILLSALTGLLVSVVYLRRSPDKGLRTAIPFGPFLCLGAMLTLLWGEEMLFFFLQY